The Gloeobacter violaceus PCC 7421 DNA window GGACGAACAGCATCGGGGAGATCGTTTCACAGCAGACGGCCTGCAAAGCCCCGGCGAGCGCTTCGCAGTCAGCCACGCAGTAACGCAAATCCGCCAGGCCAGGGTCGAGGTAACCGTCGACCCCAACCAGCAACATCCAGAAGCGCGACGCTTCACCATTGGGCGAGACACGCAGGGCAAGGGGGGACATGCCTCAATTCCGCCAGTCGCATTTAGCGGACAGAATATTCGATTCCACCAAGAAACGGTGCCTTTGACAGGAAATATTGACAGACCGGATCAGAGCTGGTCGGGATCGACCCCCTGGCTGCGCAGGTAGGAGGCAAGTTGCTCGGCGCGTTGCTGAGCAGCGTCAGCCCGCTGCCCTTCTTGATCAGCCCGTTGTTTTTCTTGCTCCTCGGCCAGCAGTACCAGTTGACCGTCCGGTGTAAAAAAGCGTAGCCAACCTTCATAGACACCCAGGTACAACTCCAATTGCCGACTCCACAACCGGCCGCGCTCGTCGGGGGAAAGTTCCTCATACCGGCCGTCGACAAGATGAAAACCTCGAAATTCAGTGCCCTCCGGGTCGAACCAGAAATAATCGGGCGTGCGAAAAGTGTCCTGGTAGATCTGCTTTTTGAGACCGCGATCAACGGCGGCGGTCGAAGCGGACAGCAACTCGACGATCACATTGGGGTATTTGCCGTCCTCGTGCCAGACAATCCAGCTTCGGCGGTCCCGGCGCTCGGTGCCCAGCACCACAAAAAAGTCGGGACCGCGAAAATCCTCCGATTTGCTCTGGTGTGGGCTGAAGTAAATCGTCAGATTGCCGGTGGCATAAAAATCCTGCCGGGACTGCCACCCGGATTCGAGCGAGCGAATGAGCAGATCCATCTGCTTGCGGTGCCGGTCGCTTTCCATGGGAGGCTCGTCGCTCCATAAATCGGCGGGAGGAAGGGCGATCTCCGCTGGAAAGTCAGTAGGACGAGAAAGATCTGTGGTGGTGAATTCGGGCATAACAATTCGCCTCTCGATGCTTTTGATCTTACCGATTCCCGCTTCGGGGTCGATGCTTCCCAACCAAAGCATTCCCAGGCACACCGAAAAGATATCTCTAAGCGCGACATCCGGGGAAGGCTCCCCACAACCCCGGGCGCGTAAAATCTGGAAAGGCCCGCGCGAGGTAACCTGATGTCCACAACCGTCCCCCCCGAGATCGAGGAGCACACCCGGACGTTGCGCGCGCTTTTGCACCGGTGGGGCTACGCCTATTATGTGCTGGATGCTCCCGAGGTGAGCGACGCCATCTACGACCAGCACTACCGCGAACTGGTCGACCTCGAAAGCCGTTATCCGGAGCTTGTCAGCCCCGATTCACCCACCCGGCGCGTCGGGGAGCGCCCCGCCTCGGCCTTTGTGAGTGTCACCCACCGGGTGCCGATGTTCTCCCTCGAGAACGCCTTCAGCCAGGCGGAACTCGAAAAATGGGGCGAAAGGCTGCTGCGTGCAATCGGCCCGGGTCTGGAGTTTATCTGCGAACTGAAAATCGACGGATCTGCCACTGCCTTGAGTTACGAGGACGGAGTGCTGGTGCGCGGCGCCACCCGCGGCGACGGCGTCGAGGGTGAAGAAATTACCCAGAACCTGCGCACGATCCGGGCGATTCCTCTCAAGCTGCTGGGGGGCGAGGTACCGGCGGTGCTGGAGGTGCGCGGCGAGGCGTTCATACCCCGCGACGAATTTGAGCGCATCAACCAGGAGCGCCAGGCGGCCGGTGAAAAACTGTTCGCCAACCCGCGAAACGCCTGCGCCGGCACCCTCAGACAACTCGATTCGCGGGTGGTGGCCTCGCGCCGCCTGGGCTTTTTTGCCTACACCGCCCACTACGGCCGCGCCGAAAGCCAGTGGGAAGCGCTCGCAGAACTCGAAAGCCACGGCTTTCGGGTCAACCCCCACCGCAGTCTGTGCCGGGATCTGGCCGAGGTGCGGACGTTTTGTGAGCACTGGGAGAACCACCGCCACGAGTTGCCCTACGACACCGACGGCGTGGTGGTCAAAGTCAATGCCTTTGACCATCAGCGGGAGGTGGGTTTCACCAGCAAATTTCCGCGCTGGGCGATTGCCTTCAAGTACCCTGCCGAAGAAAAAAGCACCGTCGTCGAAGCGATTGCCGTCCAGGTCGGGCGCACCGGGGCGCTCACGCCGGTGGCCGAACTGCAGCCGGTGGCGGTGGCAGGGACGACGGTCAGCCGGGCGACCTTGCACAACCAGGATCGTATCGAGTCTCTCGATGTGCGGGTCGGAGACACCGTAATTATTCGCAAGGCGGGCGAGATTATCCCGGAGGTGGTACGGGTGATCGGCGAATTGCGCCCGCCCGAAGCCGTGCCCTACGTTTTTCCCCAGACCTGTCCGGAGTGCGGCACGGCGGTAGTGCGCGCCCCGGGCGAGGCGGCGGTGCGCTGTCCAAACCCCCGGTGCCCGGCGCTCATCCGGGGGAAGCTCGGCCACTGGTGCGCGGCCCTCGAAATCGACGGCATCGGCGACAAGCTCATCGCCAGGCTGGTAAGCCTCGGCCTGGTCCATACGGTGGCGGATCTGTACGAACTGAGCGCAGAGCAACTGGCGGGCCTGGAGCGTCTGGGCGCCCGTTCGGCCGCCAAGATTGTCGAGCAACTGGACCGCTCGCACCGCCAGCCCTGGAGCCGGGTGCTCTATGGCCTGGGGCTGCGCCACATCGGTGCGAGCGTCTCGGTGGAGTTGGCCCGCGCTTTCGCAAGCGCCGATGCTCTCGCCCGAGCCGACCTGGCTGCTATCGCTTCGCTCTACGGCTTTGGAGAGGAGTTGGCCCGCTCGGTGGTCGAGTGGTTCGCGCAAGCAGAAAACCGCGCACTGCTCGAACGGCTCAAAGCCCACGGTCTACAGCTGGCCGGCGGCGGGCGGGCCGCCCAGAGCAGTGCCCTGGCGGGGCTCACCTTCGTGATCACCGGTACGCTGCCGACGCTGTCGCGCGAGGAGTGCACCGCCCTCATCGAGAGCCACGGCGGCAAGGTGACCAGTTCGGTGAGCAGCCGTACCAGCTACGTGGTGGCGGGTGAAAAAGCCGGCTCCAAACTCGCCCGTGCCCAGGATCTGAAGGTGGCCGTCCTGGATGAGGAGCAATTGCGGGCGCTCATCGAGACGCGTGAGATGCCGTGATCCTAGTTGACGACGTCTGGGAACCGCCCGCTGTCGGTATGCTGAGAAGATGCCGAGCGTGCCTCCCGTTCCGGCTCCACAATCGACATGAAGCAATTGCTTTACTGGGCCGCAGAAGCCCTGGCCGCCCTCAGCAGAAACCTGCGCTGGATGGGATGGAACCTCTTTCTGGCGCTGGTGCCCCTGGCGTTGAGTTTCTGGCTGTTCGATCCGAAGCGGCGGCGCTCACCGCTATGGTGGGGGGTGGCGGCGGTCTGGCTCGCCTTTTTGCCCAACGCCCCCTATGTTCTTACCGACGTCATTCACCTTATCGAGCAGATCCGCGGCCGAGGTTACTCCGCGTGGGTGATCACTTTGGCGCTCATTCCCCAGTACTTGTTATTTATCCTGGGGGGATTTGAAGCTTATGTACTGTCGCTGGTCCTGATGGGCCGCTACCTGCGGCGGCAGGGTTTGGCCCGGTTCATTCTGCCGGTTGAACTGGCCATCCACGCCCTCAGTGCAGTGGGCATCTACCTGGGCCGCTTCCAGCGCTTCAACAGCTGGGACATCATCACCCAGCCCGACGCCATCGTGGATGACCTGTTCAACGATCTCATCGACAAAGAGCCGCTACTGGTAATGGGGATCAGCTTTGCCGTGGTGGCGGGGCTTTACTACTTGCTCAAGGTCGTGAGCCTGGCGCTTATTTACTACTGGCGCAGGGGGCGTACCCCGGACGGCGCCGAGTGGACTGCGTAGGCTGTGGAAAAAGCAGTGCGACGGCCGTTCGCAACCGTGCTTATCGCCCTGCACAAACTGCTGTGGGGTATGGCCCTGGCAGCTGACAGCGACAGGCAAGCCGACTGAAAACTTTGGTAGCCAACTAGCTTGGCACGAAAGTCTGTGGAGCGAGAGGCGGAACCCCCTTCGGGTTCCCCTCTCGCGCTCTCCTCCTCCCCGCGTCGAGGGGCTGCCGGCCCCCCGACACCCCCCGGACTCAATGGCGAGGTGGGCGGGCGGGTCGGCGGGTGGGATGGGCTTATCTTTCCGGTGCGTGCACGACGCGTGTCGACTGCGGCGATGGGGCCGGCTTGTCGTTGGGCTGCGAATGGATTGGGGAGCGAAGCGGTGGAGGCAACGGCCCTACGGTCTTAAACCTGACCCCTCAGTTCACCCCCAGGCAGAACTGGGTGCCTTTGCCGCCTTCGATTTTGGTCCTGCTGCAGGCCCAGCTGTCGACTTCGCCCATCTGTTGCTCCTTGATCCCGGCGGAAGCGCGGACGAACTCGGCACCCTTGCTCACCTCCGGCAGCGCCTCCGCCGGGAGGTTGGCCTTGGCGAACGCCTCGAATTCCTGGGCGCGCTCCGGCTCGGTGAAGTTGGCCACCAGTCCCGGCAGGTACTTGTAGCGGTTGAAAAAGGCACGCTTGTCGAGCAGGGCTTTATAGTTTTGCTTGGCGAACTCCCAGGCCATCTCCCGGTGCTCGCCGCTGCCGGCCACCTGCAGCACCAGGTTGGTGGACAGGTTGGGCTCCTCCTCGCTCTTGAGCGAAAGCGCCAATGTCTGCTGAGCGAGTTTCGGGTCGAGCGCCCCGGCCAGCGCCGCGTAGTAGTTGCGCTTCTCTTCGGTGCTCTGGGTTTTGCGAGCCAGCGAAAGCAACTGATCGTAGGTGGCCTGGTCGGCGTAACGACCCACGACGCTCAGCACCGGCGGACGCAGGTTGGGGGCAAGCGACTCGGGGGCGCGCACAAAAGCTTCGAAGCGGCGGCGCGCCTCGGCGACGACGGCTTCGTCTTTGAACTTGCCCAGGGAAGCGAGCACGCTGCTCCTGAGCAGGCCGGTCGTCTCGAGCTCGCCGGGTTGGGCGTCCCAACCGACGCGCTGGTAGACCGGTTGCAACAGCGCCCGGGCATAGGTCTGGAAAGGCTCGCGGCCCGGCTGGCCGATTTGCAGCCGGTCGATTTCACCCAGGGTGGCGAGGATCTGCTGCCAGACCGCCAGGTTGGTATCCGCTTTGGCCGCCTCCGCCAGGCTCAGGTAGTCGCGCGCCCCCGCCTGCTTCGCCTGCACCAATGCCCAGGTGTCGCTGAGCAAATTCACCCGGTCCGCCGTCTGCAGGCGCGAGAAATTTTGCTTGAGCTGATTGAACAGGTCGCCCTCATACTTCACCCGGTAGTAGCCCGTGTCGCCCCGGTTGAGCTTGACTGGCGCTCCGCAACCCTCGGCGGTGGTGGTGGCCGTCTTATCGGCGAGCAAAAAAGATTCCACTTTGTCGCTGCCCACTTCGCCGTAGGTGATGGGCACCTTCCACAACAGCGCCTTGGCGTTCGGGTCGTTGACGGTGAAGCGGTCCTGCCTGAGGGCGAGCCGTTGCTTGCCCCCCTCGCAGCGCGAGGACACCGTCACCACCGGAAAGCCCGGCTGCTCGGTCCAGCCGGCGGCGATCGCCTGCACCGGCTGGCCGGAAGCCTCTTCGAGCGCCGCCCACAGATCGGCGGTGGTGGTGTTCGAGAGGGTGTGGGCCTTCATGTAGCGGCGGATGCCGTCACGAAATTTGGCTTCGCCCAGGTAGGCTTCGAGCATGCGGATGAACGCTTCGCCCTTTTGATAGGTGATCTCGTCGAAGGCGCTCGCCGCCTGGGCCGGATCGGTGACCGGCTGCTGGATGGGATGGGTGGTGGAGCGGGCGTCGGACTGCATGGCGACATTTTTGGCGGCGTTCGCCCGCAGCCAGACTTCCCACTCGGGGTTGAAGTGGTCGGTGGCCTTGGTGTCCATCCAGGAGGCGAAGCCTTCGTTGAGCCAGAGATTGTCCCACCAGGCCATCGTCACCAGGTTGCCGAACCACTGGTGCGCCACTTCGTGGGCGACGACGTTGAAGATCGCTTCTTTGGTGCTCTGGGAGGAGCGGGCCGGGTCGTAGAGCAAAATCGCTTCGTTGTAGGTGATGCCGCCCCAGTTTTCCATCGCGCCGCCAAATCCGCCGGGGACGGCTATCTGGTCGAGCTTGGGCAGGGCGTAACCCACGCCGAAGTAGTCGTTGTAGTAGGGCAGAAGCTTTTTAAGCGCCTCCTGGGCGTAGCGGCCGTTCTGGCTTTTGCCTTCGGTGGTGACCACGCCGATTTTGACCCCCGACGCCTGGTCATCGAGGGATTCCAATTCACCCGCGCACAGCACCAGCAGATAACTGGGCATCTTCGGGGTAGGGGCGAAGGCAATCGATTTGAGGCCGCCCCCCAGGCGCTTCTCGCTCGCCACGGGCATGTTGGAGACCGCCTTGAAGTTCTCGGGCAGATTGACCGTGAGGGCAAAGGGCGTGCGGAAGACCGGCTCGTCCCACAGCGGAAACATCCGCCGCGCGTCGGTGGGCTCCATTTGGGTGCCGAACATCAGCTTCTCGCCTTTGTCGGTTTTGTAGCGCACGTAGTAGAGCCCCTCGGCCTGGGCGTTCACCTGGCCCACAAAGGCCAGGGAAAGTTTGTGGGGACCGGTCGCAATCGGCCGGGCAAAGGTGATGGTGGCGGTCTGCTTCGCCGGATCGATTTTGACGGTGCCGGGTAGTTGGCCGTCGAGGCGGGCTTTGTCGACTTTGAGGTTGAGGGCGTTGAGCACCACGGTGCGGGTGGGCTTGCGCACCTCGATGTCGATCACTTCGGTGCCGATCGTGGTCAAACTTTTGGGGTCCGGGGTGATCTCGACCGCGTAGCGTGTCGGAATCACATCGCGCGGCAGCTGCCCGGGGGTGGTCGCAAACGAAAATTTTGGCTCGGCCTGTGCCGGCACTGCCAGCACAGCGATGATGGCCAGCCCCGTAAGACCCGTCAGTTGGCGAAACATGGATACCTGCACCTTTTCACGGAATACTCGCACGGCCGACCGACCGCGCCCAAAGTCAGTATGCAGTCGAGCGGCAGGGCAATTTGGTTCCCCATGACCCGAATCAATCGCCCGAACGTCCTGAACCGGGCTCAATCAGTGCTGTGATGCGGGCCAGGGATGCGTCGAGATGGGCGCGGGTGAGCGCGTCGAGCTTGCCCGCTGCGAGCGCTCTGCGGATCTGGGTGCGCAGGGCCGTCAGATCGGCGCGCGCCAGGCTCGCGGCATCCTCGGGAGGGGCTGACGCTCCGCTCGCCGCGGCAATCCCGAGGGCGGACCAGAGCGCTGCCTGGGGATTCGGCCCGACCAGGGCGAGCAGTTGGGCGAGGTGGGCACGCTGAAGATTGCGCCGGAAGCTGCTGATGCTTTGGTGGCGGGCGACTTCTTCCCAGATGACCGAGCGCACGTTGCTGAACATATCGGCCAGGGTGAAGCGCGGCTGGCCTTTTGGGTAGTGCAGCGGCAGATCCGCCAGCCGCTGCAGGGCGATCGGATGGTAGAGCCGCCCCAGGGCGCGCTTTTGGATGTCGAGCACCTGATCGTGCACCGGATAGTCGATGCGGGCGATGTAAAAAGGCGTGTTGCTGAAGTCCTCGAAGCGCTCCGGCGGCAGCTGATTGAGCAGGCTGGGCGAAAAGGCGAAAGCCCGGGCGCCAAAGATATAGCGGCCTAAAAAGGCGAGTGCCTCGTGCTGGCGGGCAGCACTCACCGGCTCGAAGGGCAACTGGTCGCCCGCGTCGCCCCGGTGGTGGCGGCGGTGGTAGAGGCCGCCCACGAACTTGGGCACCGAGGCGGCGGCGGTGGCGTGGGCGCGCAACGCCTGGGAAAAGAGCCGGCGCATCTTCTGGTAGCGCTCGCCCTTGCGCAGGTAGCCGCGCTCGGCGGTGGCGAGCAACTCGCCCGCCATCTCGATGCGCTCGCGATAAAAGCGAATCGGGTCGGAACCGAGATCGAAGGGACTGGTCACCGGGTCGATGCCCCGTGCGTCGAAGCCGAAGGCGTCCTCGTCGGTGCCGTAGGGTAGGTTGCGCTCGGCGATGCGCGCGAGCCCCACGGATTCTTCGGTCGCTTCGAAGGGCTTATAGGCGTAGGCGATCGCCCAGTAGTCGTACTCGCCCAGGCCGCTGTTCCAGAATTCGCCCTGGGGTTTGCCCCGCGGGGCAAGGTTGACCGGGTTGTAGTCCATGACTGAGGCGGATACCCCAGTTTTTTGGGTGCGGGAGCGATCGTGCAGGTGGGTGTGGGTGTGGGCGGCGCTGGCGCGGAAATTGTGCCTGAGACCCAGGGTGTGACCGACTTCGTGGGCGACCAGGGCGCGAATGGCATCGTGGATGTACGCTTTGGCTTCCCGTGCGCTGGGATCGAGCCCTCCTAAGCGCGCCGCAAGCACGCTCCAGCCGAAGGCCGCCTCCGAGGCAAGCCCCGCCTGAAACTGGCACAGCTGCGAAACGGGTAAGCGGGTGAGCAGGGGCGTGAGGGCGGCGGGACCGGCCAGCGGGGCGACATAATCCTCCCGCTCGCGCACCAGGTAGCGCACCAGATCGGCGCTGATGCGGATATCGGCGTCGTAGATCTGGCCGGTGAAAGGGTTGGCGCGGGCGGGACCGACGGCGTAGGCGCCCCCCGGATTGACAATCCAGCGCACGGTGTTGTAGCGCACGTCGGCTGGATCCCACTCGGCATCGTCGGGTTGCTGACGCACTTCGAGGGCGCCCTGGATGCCGATGCCCTCGAAGGCGCGGTTCCAGAGGAGCACCCCCTCGCGCACCGCCTCGCGGTACTCCAGCGGCACGGTGCGCTCCAGCCAGAAGACGATGGGCTGTTTGGGGGGCGAGAGGGCCGCGCTCGGGTCGGCCTTTTCGAGGTGCCAGCGGTTGATATAGCGAACGTAAGGGGTCTCGGCGGTCGGGTCGGTGTAGTCCTGGTGCAGCGTCAAAAAGTGACCCACCCGGTCGTCGGCCGGCCTCGGCCGGTAGCTCCCGCCGCTTTCATTCAATGTCGAGAGGCTGTAGCGGTAGCGGTGCTGCATGCTGCGCCCATCGGCGATCCGCCCGTCGGTCCCGCGCGGGCGATTGTTCTTGAAGTGCAGCACCGCCTCGATCTCGACGTTGAGCGGGAAGGCGCTCACCGGCCCCAGATAGCTCTCGTTCCGATCGAATGCAAAGTCGATCTTGTGGCGGCCTAGGGCGTTGGCCACCCCCGCATAGTCCTGCACAAAAAAACTCGACAGATCCACCAGAACGCTTTTGCGCTCGGGGTGCGGTCGACTCTCGATCTTGGCTGAACCGACAATCGAACTGGAGACCGCCCGCTCGACGGCGCGGCCAATCGGGGTGCCGGTCTCGGCGCGGTAGTAGACGTTTTTGTGAATCAGTTGAATCCGTTTGCCGACGCGCTTGAAAATAAATGGAAAGTTGTCGAGCATTGCCCCCGAGTCGAAGTACAACCCGTCGCCCGCTTCCAAAGTGACATTGCACAAGAACAACCGCTCAAACTGCTCCGGGGCGATTTCAATGAGCACCCGGTTCTCTTCGAGGTTGGTGTAGACCGTGAACAGTCCCTGGCTGGCGCGGTAGCCGCGCACCACCTCGTCGAAGGATTTTTCGTCCTCCCGGACGGCCGCAGCAAGCAACCCACCCCCGGAAGCGCTCAAAGCAGGCGTCTGGGCGGCGGCAGGTACAGCAAGCAGCAGGAAATGGCCAAGAACAGCCAGAATACACAGGTGAGATTGCATTTGCGTTTTTACATCGGATGGATGGGAGATATCCGGTAAACTTCCAGACAACCGCAGCGCTCGCAGCTTTGTGCTAAAGACTAGCACAGCCAGAATCAGCTACATCGCCTACCCCATTCAGATGAAATATTTCGTTTGATTGCTGGAGCCCTGGGCCGGTGGGCGGGGCGAGGGTGACCAACCTTTCGGGCTGGCGGACGAGGGCTTCTTTGGTCGCCTTGTCAAGGCGTTTGATAGCCGCCTCCAGGCGCAAAGCGGCGCTGCGATCGGCCACCGGCCAGCTGGCGGCGAGGCGGTCGAAACCCGCCATGCGTACAGAGCGTGCCCCTTTGCCGCTCGCGTGCAGGCGCAGGCGCGCTTCGAGATCGGCCGTCTGGCCGCAGTAGAGCGCACCGTTGCGGCAGCGCACCAGGTAGACCCAACAGCTCATCCGCCCTCCGGCACAATCGATCGACGCGCCGAGGGCCTACACTGAACAAACCCCGGTCGGCGATCCCACCGGCGGTACACACTATTCTGCGGTGGCCGATGCCCATTGTGTTCGGACCGCCGCCCAGCGGCGTGATCGCTGTGCTGCTGTGGCTGGCGCTCGTTTATGGACTGTTGCAGCTGGTGCGCGGCACCAACCGCGGCCTGCGGCGCGTTCAACGCTTCCATGCGATCCCCTGTACCCGCTGCCGCTACTTTACTGGGGAAACGGTACTCAAATGCCCGGTCAATCCCAAGGCTGCCCTCACCGAACAGGCGATCGGCTGCACCGACTTTGTCGGCGAAGTCGACTGAGAAGTACCCGGCTGTGAGAAAATTGCGATGCCCTTGAACCACAACGGTCTCTCTATAGATTGCGCCTGATACCCCGCCTTAGAAGTGGCGAACGCTAATTCTGGAAATTGACCGCTTCTGAGATCAGTAGGCACCAGACGATGGACACCGGCGGAATGGTTGGGGGGCTAGCCAGGATTTCGGGCTGCTGTATAATTATCCCGGCCCACCTCGGGATCGGCTGCTCAAGATTACTCCAAACTGGGTAGCAATCGCTGAAAGCCCCTCCATAATTGGGTTGCATTGCGCGGCCTTTGGCCCGACCTTGACTGAGGATCCTCCATTCCTTTCCACGATGTCAATGCTTGACGGAGGTGCAGCGCGGAACCCCCGGCCACCGACGCTAAGCTACGCTCTAGTGAAATGTGAGTACTATCTATGACCTTAGAAGAACTGATTCAGCAGCAGACAACTGTAGAAGAGCTGGTCCAGCAACTGCGGGCAACGCTGTTGCGGCTGGCGGATGCGGGTATGGATGTGACTATGCACTTCCGATCGGATGGGTTTGTCGCTGAGGTGGATTACAACGGGTTGTTTCCTCCGTTCGACAACTAGATCCGGGCGAGAAAGCGTCGCGATTTACCGCTTGAGGTGCCACAATCTGGGAGGTTGTCAACCAGAGCAGGTAGCACACGGCCATGCCCGATTTGGACCAGCGGACGATAGTGCCCGGCGGCTCTCGCGATGTCGGCGAGTTCGCCTTTGAGCCGCTCGACGATTTGCGGATCGTCTCGGTGAGTGAGATTCCTCCTCCAGTGCAACTGCGCGAGCAATTGCCTCTGGATGCGGCTGCCCAGAATACAGTGCGCCGGGGCCGCTCGCAGATTCGCGCTGTATTGGGCGGCTTTGATTCACGCCTGTTGGTGGTGGTCGGCCCCTGTTCGGTGCACGACGCCGATGCGGCGCGCGAGTACGCCCAGAGGCTGGCCGAGTGCGCCCGCCGCTATGCGGACGAACTGCTCATCGCCATGCGCGTTTACTTCGAGAAACCGCGCACCACGGTCGGCTGGAAAGGACTCATCAACGATCCCGGCCTCGACGGCAGCTGTCGTATCGGTGAGGGACTGACCACCGCCCGCGCGTTGCTGCTCGACATTGCCCGGCTCGGACTGCCGGCGGCCACCGAATTTCTCGACCCGATCACCCCCGAGTACATCGTCGATCTGATCAGTTGGGGGGCGATTGGGGCGCGCACGGTCGAAAGTCAGGTGCACAGGCAAGTGGCTTCGGCGCTTTCCTGTCCGGTGGGTTTTAAAAACGGCTCCTCCGGCGACATCGCCGTTGCCGTCGAAGCGGTGCTCTCGGCGCGCAACGCCCATCAGTTCCTTTCGCACACCCGCGAGGGTCGCACGGCTATCGTGCTGACCAGCGGCAATCCCGATTGCCATGTCGTGTTGCGCGGCGGCAAAAACGGCCCCAACCACTCGGCTGAACATCTCGCGCAGGCAGGGCGGTTGTTGCGCGAGGCGGGCTTGCCGGAGCGGGTGATGGTCGACTGCAGCCACGCCAACAGCTCCAAAGATCACCGCCGCCAGGGGGAAGTCTGCAAACAGTTGGCGGCACGGATTGCCGAGGGGGATATGCGGATGATGGGCCTGATGATCGAAAGTCACCTAGTCGAAGGGCGGCAGGAGTTAGGCGACGGCTGCAACTTGCGCCACGGTCAGAGCATCACCGATGCGTGCATCGGCTGGGAACAGACAGAGCAATTGCTTACCGGCCTACACGAGGCGGCCGGCGCTAGACGGTGTAAGCCGGCCGTCCGCGCCGAGTTGCTGGTTTGATGCCACAAGTCAAGGCTTGAGCACAACCTTGATACAGTCGTCTTTTTGATCGCGGAAGGTCCGGTAGCCTTCCGGTGCGTCGTCGAGTTTGAGGCGGTGGGTGATCACGAAAGTCGGATCGAGTTCGCCCTGCACGATGCGTTCCAACAGTGGTTGCAAGTAGCGGTGGACATGGGTCTGGCCCATCTTGAAGGTAAGCCCCTTGGCAAACGCCGCCCCCATGGGCATCTTGTCGAGTAGGCCGCCGTAGACGCCGGGGATCGAGACTGTGCCGCCTTTGCGGCAGGCGACGATTGCCTGGCGCAGGGCGGCGGGCTTGTCGGTCTCCAGCTTCAAGGCGTTCATGACGTTGTCGTAAATCCCTTCGATGCCGCTGCCGTGGGCTTCCAGACCCACCGCGTCGATGCAGTGGCTCGGCCCCCAACCGCCGGTCATTTCTTTAAGGGCCTCACCCACCTCTACCTCGTCGAGGTTGAGCACCTCGGCACCCCCCTGCTCCTTGGCCATTTTGAGGCGCTTGGGATGGCGGTCGATACCGATCACCCGGTCCGCCCCGAGCATGTAGGCACTTTTAATCGCAAACTGCCCAACCGGCCCGCAACCCCAGACCGCCACCGTGTCCCCCGGCTGGATGTTGCAGTTCTCCGCCGCCATATAACCGGTCGGAAAGATGTCGGTCAAGAACAACACTTGCTCGTCCGTCAGGCTTTCGGGTACCTTCATCGGTCCGGTATCCGCGAAGGGAACCCGCACGTACTCCGCCTGTCCGCCCGCGTAGCCTCCGAACAGGTGCGAATACCCAAAAAGCCCGGAACCGGAGGTAGATCCGTAGACTTTCTCGGCCATCCAGGCATTGGGGTTGGAGTTGTCGCACAGCGACCACAGCGTCCGCTCGCAGAAGTGGCAGTGGCCGCAGGCGATGGTGAAGGGCACCACCACGCGATCGCCCTTGCGCAGGTTCTTGACGGCCGCCCCGACTTCGACCACTTCGCCCATGAATTCGTGGCCAAGAATGTCGCCTTTTTGCATCGTCGGGATCACCCCGTCATAGAGGTGCAAATCCGAGCCGCAGATGGCCGTGGAGGTTACTTTGATAATGGCGTCGCGAGGATAAAGAATGGCCGGATCCGGGACGGTCTCAACCCGCACATCGCCCGCACCGTGCCAGCAAACCGCTTTCATAATCGCTCCTATGGGTGGATTAGCGCTGACCGGTGGGTTGGCCGTCGGTGGAAATAAGCTCGCCCGCTTCCATAAGTTGTTTGAAGCGGCGCAGATCGTCGTAAAGCTGCTGCGAAGTTTCCTCACCGGCGAACCAGGCTAGGACCGTTCCCAATTTTCCGGCAGGTGGATCGTAGGTGATCGTCACCTGCACCTGCGTGCCACCGTCCGGAGCCGGGCTGAACCGCACCAAACCGGCGTTTGCAACATCCGATCCTTCGAGCGAGCGCCAGGCTATCCGCTCGTTTTCTTTTTCTTCGACAATCTCTGCCAACCACTCAGCAGTGCCACCGCCCGGAGACTTTACAGCCCACCGCGAACGCCGCTCATCGACGATCTGCACCGACTGCAAATGGCCCATAAAGCGAGGCAGATTCTCA harbors:
- a CDS encoding Uma2 family endonuclease, producing MPEFTTTDLSRPTDFPAEIALPPADLWSDEPPMESDRHRKQMDLLIRSLESGWQSRQDFYATGNLTIYFSPHQSKSEDFRGPDFFVVLGTERRDRRSWIVWHEDGKYPNVIVELLSASTAAVDRGLKKQIYQDTFRTPDYFWFDPEGTEFRGFHLVDGRYEELSPDERGRLWSRQLELYLGVYEGWLRFFTPDGQLVLLAEEQEKQRADQEGQRADAAQQRAEQLASYLRSQGVDPDQL
- the ligA gene encoding NAD-dependent DNA ligase LigA codes for the protein MSTTVPPEIEEHTRTLRALLHRWGYAYYVLDAPEVSDAIYDQHYRELVDLESRYPELVSPDSPTRRVGERPASAFVSVTHRVPMFSLENAFSQAELEKWGERLLRAIGPGLEFICELKIDGSATALSYEDGVLVRGATRGDGVEGEEITQNLRTIRAIPLKLLGGEVPAVLEVRGEAFIPRDEFERINQERQAAGEKLFANPRNACAGTLRQLDSRVVASRRLGFFAYTAHYGRAESQWEALAELESHGFRVNPHRSLCRDLAEVRTFCEHWENHRHELPYDTDGVVVKVNAFDHQREVGFTSKFPRWAIAFKYPAEEKSTVVEAIAVQVGRTGALTPVAELQPVAVAGTTVSRATLHNQDRIESLDVRVGDTVIIRKAGEIIPEVVRVIGELRPPEAVPYVFPQTCPECGTAVVRAPGEAAVRCPNPRCPALIRGKLGHWCAALEIDGIGDKLIARLVSLGLVHTVADLYELSAEQLAGLERLGARSAAKIVEQLDRSHRQPWSRVLYGLGLRHIGASVSVELARAFASADALARADLAAIASLYGFGEELARSVVEWFAQAENRALLERLKAHGLQLAGGGRAAQSSALAGLTFVITGTLPTLSREECTALIESHGGKVTSSVSSRTSYVVAGEKAGSKLARAQDLKVAVLDEEQLRALIETREMP
- a CDS encoding DUF1361 domain-containing protein, whose product is MKQLLYWAAEALAALSRNLRWMGWNLFLALVPLALSFWLFDPKRRRSPLWWGVAAVWLAFLPNAPYVLTDVIHLIEQIRGRGYSAWVITLALIPQYLLFILGGFEAYVLSLVLMGRYLRRQGLARFILPVELAIHALSAVGIYLGRFQRFNSWDIITQPDAIVDDLFNDLIDKEPLLVMGISFAVVAGLYYLLKVVSLALIYYWRRGRTPDGAEWTA
- a CDS encoding M1 family metallopeptidase, giving the protein MFRQLTGLTGLAIIAVLAVPAQAEPKFSFATTPGQLPRDVIPTRYAVEITPDPKSLTTIGTEVIDIEVRKPTRTVVLNALNLKVDKARLDGQLPGTVKIDPAKQTATITFARPIATGPHKLSLAFVGQVNAQAEGLYYVRYKTDKGEKLMFGTQMEPTDARRMFPLWDEPVFRTPFALTVNLPENFKAVSNMPVASEKRLGGGLKSIAFAPTPKMPSYLLVLCAGELESLDDQASGVKIGVVTTEGKSQNGRYAQEALKKLLPYYNDYFGVGYALPKLDQIAVPGGFGGAMENWGGITYNEAILLYDPARSSQSTKEAIFNVVAHEVAHQWFGNLVTMAWWDNLWLNEGFASWMDTKATDHFNPEWEVWLRANAAKNVAMQSDARSTTHPIQQPVTDPAQAASAFDEITYQKGEAFIRMLEAYLGEAKFRDGIRRYMKAHTLSNTTTADLWAALEEASGQPVQAIAAGWTEQPGFPVVTVSSRCEGGKQRLALRQDRFTVNDPNAKALLWKVPITYGEVGSDKVESFLLADKTATTTAEGCGAPVKLNRGDTGYYRVKYEGDLFNQLKQNFSRLQTADRVNLLSDTWALVQAKQAGARDYLSLAEAAKADTNLAVWQQILATLGEIDRLQIGQPGREPFQTYARALLQPVYQRVGWDAQPGELETTGLLRSSVLASLGKFKDEAVVAEARRRFEAFVRAPESLAPNLRPPVLSVVGRYADQATYDQLLSLARKTQSTEEKRNYYAALAGALDPKLAQQTLALSLKSEEEPNLSTNLVLQVAGSGEHREMAWEFAKQNYKALLDKRAFFNRYKYLPGLVANFTEPERAQEFEAFAKANLPAEALPEVSKGAEFVRASAGIKEQQMGEVDSWACSRTKIEGGKGTQFCLGVN